One Micromonospora eburnea genomic region harbors:
- a CDS encoding alanine racemase: MTATHPDALAVPADLETPSLVVDLDVLERNLDEMANLCRGHGVELLPHAKTHRVPQIGLLQIARGADGLCVAKLGEAEAFADAGVSRMTVGYPVVGRDKALRARRLAERVDLTLGVDSVDGARSIGEVFAQDGREIKLILIVDSGLGRVGVQPGEAAMATRLINEVPGVRVTGVMTHEGWVYAAPDRADLHARSQAAAALMVGAAESIRADGTPLPTVSLGASASARLAAGMPGVTQIRPGIYAFNDLGQIALGNATTQTCAVRVLATVVSHPDPRRACIDAGSKALSQDGLPAAAHLGRYPGHGLLVGLPGWRIERLSEEHGWLRWHGPGEPTPLRVGQRVQVVPNHVCTVFSSLNEATAVRQGEVEATWTTIGPGASR; this comes from the coding sequence GTGACCGCCACGCACCCCGATGCCCTCGCCGTACCCGCTGACCTGGAGACCCCGAGCCTGGTCGTCGACCTCGACGTGCTGGAGCGCAACCTCGACGAGATGGCAAACCTGTGCCGCGGGCACGGCGTGGAGCTTCTGCCGCACGCCAAGACACACCGAGTGCCGCAGATCGGGCTGCTGCAGATCGCGCGTGGCGCGGACGGGCTGTGCGTCGCGAAGCTGGGCGAGGCGGAGGCCTTCGCCGACGCCGGCGTCTCCCGGATGACCGTCGGCTATCCGGTGGTGGGGCGGGACAAGGCGCTGCGGGCCCGCCGGCTCGCGGAGCGGGTCGACCTCACCCTCGGAGTGGACAGCGTCGACGGCGCGCGCTCCATCGGCGAGGTCTTCGCCCAGGACGGTCGCGAGATCAAACTGATCCTCATCGTCGACAGTGGCCTGGGCCGGGTTGGCGTCCAGCCGGGCGAGGCGGCGATGGCCACCCGGCTCATCAACGAGGTCCCCGGGGTGCGGGTCACCGGGGTGATGACCCACGAGGGCTGGGTGTACGCCGCACCCGACCGGGCGGACCTGCACGCCCGCTCCCAGGCGGCGGCGGCGCTGATGGTCGGCGCCGCCGAGTCGATCCGGGCCGACGGCACGCCGCTGCCGACCGTCTCCCTCGGTGCGTCGGCCTCGGCCCGCCTCGCCGCCGGGATGCCCGGGGTCACCCAGATCCGCCCCGGCATCTACGCCTTCAACGATCTGGGGCAGATCGCGCTCGGCAACGCCACCACCCAGACCTGCGCCGTCCGGGTGCTGGCCACCGTGGTCAGCCACCCGGACCCGCGGCGGGCCTGCATCGACGCGGGTTCCAAGGCGTTGAGCCAGGACGGGCTGCCCGCCGCGGCGCACCTCGGGCGGTATCCCGGGCACGGGCTCCTGGTGGGGCTGCCCGGCTGGCGTATCGAGCGGCTCTCCGAGGAGCACGGCTGGCTGCGCTGGCACGGCCCGGGCGAGCCGACTCCGCTGCGGGTCGGCCAGCGGGTGCAGGTCGTACCCAATCACGTGTGCACCGTCTTCTCCAGCCTGAACGAGGCGACCGCCGTGCGCCAGGGCGAGGTCGAGGCGACCTGGACGACGATCGGTCCCGGCGCGTCCCGCTGA
- a CDS encoding LutC/YkgG family protein, producing MNAREQILARLRAARPTTPVTVPRDYRRTGPADEDLVALLADRLADYRATVRRCAAPELPSAVAELLADATATIVPPGIPDAWLSAYRGKLVRDGDPPLAVADLDAPGRAVLTGCAVAVAQTGTIMLDAGTGQGRRLLSLIPDHHLCVVATDQIVFGVPEALARLAEPTRPLTLVSGPSATSDIELSRVEGVHGPRRLDVLIVD from the coding sequence CACCGGTGACGGTGCCGCGTGACTACCGCCGGACCGGACCGGCCGACGAGGACCTGGTCGCGCTGCTGGCCGACCGACTGGCCGACTACCGGGCCACGGTACGCCGCTGTGCCGCACCCGAGCTGCCCTCGGCCGTCGCCGAACTGCTGGCCGACGCCACCGCCACCATCGTCCCGCCGGGCATTCCCGACGCGTGGTTGTCGGCGTACCGGGGAAAACTGGTGCGCGACGGTGACCCGCCGTTGGCCGTGGCCGACCTCGACGCACCGGGGCGGGCGGTGCTCACCGGTTGCGCGGTGGCGGTCGCCCAGACCGGCACCATCATGCTCGACGCCGGCACCGGCCAGGGGCGTCGGCTGCTCAGCCTGATCCCCGATCATCACCTCTGTGTGGTGGCCACCGACCAGATCGTCTTCGGCGTGCCGGAGGCGCTCGCCCGGTTGGCCGAGCCGACCCGCCCGCTCACCCTCGTCTCCGGTCCGTCGGCCACCAGCGACATCGAACTGTCCCGGGTCGAGGGAGTGCACGGTCCGCGGCGCCTCGACGTCCTCATCGTCGACTGA